In Ostrea edulis chromosome 6, xbOstEdul1.1, whole genome shotgun sequence, a single window of DNA contains:
- the LOC125667753 gene encoding uncharacterized protein LOC125667753 encodes MPWEKTLNKFWTNEDEAEEELSQFIGDVKRGVPGERLRQFMESKEKDPGQKSTPMVFQEDPRTFLKAGRVESTVDITVFNEEIYDWQPLLRVCVDLLSLKEDHTFIISTSWSGVSDTKKAMELMYPNKGTTVVVYYNKKSNCVQPFVCLSSSKSTVKTLTILVEGPTKTAFFEKLFSQVNKKGNILVLHCGKGEALQAGLRKGFNVVGVDGRNEMIRSCNRFLY; translated from the exons atgcCCTGGGAGAAGACTTTGAATAAGTTTTGGACTAATGAGGATGAGGCAGAGGAAGAGCTCAGTCAGTTTATAGG AGATGTGAAAAGAGGTGTCCCTGGAGAGAGGTTGCGGCAATTCATGGAGAGCAAAGAAAAAGATCCAGGGCAGAAATCAACACCCATGGTTTTCCAGGAGGATCCCCGAACATTTTTGAAGGCTGGGAGAGTGGAAAGCACTGTCGACATAACAGTTTTTAATGAGGAAATA TATGATTGGCAACCATTACTCCGCGTATGTGTGGATCTTCTTTCTCTGAAGGAGGACCACACATTCATAATTTCCACTTCATGGAGCGGAGTCAGCGACACGAAAAAGGCCATGGAACTAATGTACCCCAACAAAGGCACAACCGTTGTTGTATATTACAACAAAAAGA gTAACTGCGTCCAGCCCTTTGTGTGCCTTTCTTCTAGCAAGAGTACGGTAAAAACTTTGACAATATTGGTAGAAGGGCCCACAAAGACAGCCTTCTTTGAAAAGTTATTTTCCCAGGTCAACAAAAAGGGAAATATCCTTGTCCTGCACTGTGGAAAAG GAGAAGCCCTACAAGCAGGACTGAGGAAGGGCTTCAATGTTGTTGGAGTAGATGGCAGAAATGAGATGATCAGATCCTGCAACAGATTTCTTTATtag